Proteins from a single region of Streptomyces sp. TN58:
- a CDS encoding glycoside hydrolase family 15 protein, translating to MTQPIEDYALIGDLMTSGLVGRDGSIDWLCLPRFDSGACFAKLLGDEENGHWRIAPLGAADGERCTRRAYIDGSLVLESYWETDTGTVKVIDFMPQRDVAPDVVRIVEGISGTVRMLSTLRMRFDYGHVVPWVRRSDGERVAVAGPDSAWFRSEPPVRTWGQDNSTRSQFPVTAGRRVAFVLTWHPSHQPRPEPTDPFEALECSLSDWREWASQCRYEGPYKEAVTRSLITLKALTYAPTGGIAAAATTSLPEEIGGVRNWDYRYCWLRDATLTLGSLLTTGFLDEARAWREWLLRAVAGAPADLQIMYGIAGERRIPETELPWLPGYASSAPVRVGNAAVDQLQLDVYGEVMDALHLARSAGLPAEAHSWRIQLALLDFLEQNWRRPDEGLWEVRGPRRHFVHSKVMAWVAADRAVRTLESDPSLPGEVARWRAMRDEVHRDVCDKGFDPERGTFTQYYGSRELDAATLLIPRVGFLPPDDPRVTGTVDAVRAELGRSGLVRRYSTADSVDGLPGDEGAFLACSFWLADALQLTGREDEARALFERLLTVRNDVGLLAEEYDPVSGRQLGNFPQAFSHVGLVNTALTLAGLEKRTTEAG from the coding sequence ATGACACAACCCATCGAGGACTACGCACTCATCGGCGACCTCATGACCAGCGGACTCGTCGGTCGCGACGGGTCCATCGACTGGCTGTGCCTGCCACGCTTCGACTCGGGGGCGTGCTTCGCCAAACTCCTCGGCGACGAGGAGAACGGCCACTGGCGCATCGCACCCCTCGGCGCCGCCGACGGCGAGCGCTGCACCCGCCGCGCCTACATCGACGGCTCACTGGTCCTGGAGTCGTACTGGGAGACCGACACCGGCACCGTGAAGGTCATCGACTTCATGCCCCAGCGCGACGTCGCGCCCGACGTCGTCCGCATCGTCGAGGGCATCAGCGGCACCGTCCGGATGCTCAGCACCCTGCGCATGCGCTTCGACTACGGCCACGTCGTGCCCTGGGTGCGCCGCAGCGACGGCGAACGCGTCGCCGTCGCCGGACCCGACTCCGCCTGGTTCCGCAGCGAGCCCCCCGTCCGCACCTGGGGCCAGGACAACAGCACCCGCTCGCAGTTCCCCGTCACCGCCGGCCGCCGCGTCGCCTTCGTCCTGACCTGGCACCCCTCGCACCAGCCGCGCCCCGAACCCACCGACCCCTTCGAGGCCCTGGAGTGCAGCCTCTCCGACTGGCGCGAGTGGGCCTCCCAATGCCGCTACGAAGGCCCCTACAAGGAAGCCGTCACCCGCTCCCTGATCACCCTCAAAGCCCTCACCTACGCCCCCACCGGCGGTATCGCAGCCGCCGCCACCACCTCCCTGCCCGAGGAGATCGGCGGCGTCCGCAACTGGGACTACCGCTACTGCTGGCTGCGCGACGCCACCCTCACCCTCGGCTCCCTCCTCACCACCGGCTTCCTCGACGAGGCCCGGGCCTGGCGCGAATGGCTCCTGCGCGCCGTCGCCGGAGCCCCCGCCGACCTGCAGATCATGTACGGCATCGCCGGCGAGCGGCGGATCCCCGAGACCGAACTGCCCTGGCTGCCCGGCTACGCCTCCTCCGCACCCGTCCGCGTCGGCAACGCGGCCGTCGACCAGCTCCAGCTCGACGTGTACGGAGAGGTCATGGACGCCCTGCACCTGGCCAGGTCCGCCGGCCTCCCCGCCGAAGCGCACTCCTGGCGGATCCAGCTCGCACTCCTGGACTTCCTGGAGCAGAACTGGCGCCGCCCCGACGAGGGCCTGTGGGAGGTCCGCGGCCCCCGACGGCACTTCGTGCACTCCAAGGTGATGGCCTGGGTGGCCGCGGACCGCGCCGTGCGGACCCTGGAGAGCGACCCCTCACTGCCCGGCGAGGTGGCCCGATGGCGCGCGATGCGCGACGAGGTCCACCGCGACGTGTGCGACAAGGGGTTCGACCCCGAGCGGGGGACCTTCACCCAGTACTACGGCTCCCGCGAACTCGACGCGGCGACCCTGCTCATCCCCAGAGTCGGATTCCTCCCGCCCGACGACCCCCGCGTCACCGGAACCGTCGACGCCGTACGCGCGGAACTCGGCCGCAGCGGACTGGTACGCCGCTACAGCACCGCCGACTCCGTCGACGGACTGCCCGGCGACGAGGGGGCCTTCCTCGCCTGCTCGTTCTGGCTGGCCGACGCCCTGCAGCTGACCGGCCGGGAGGACGAGGCCCGTGCCCTCTTCGAACGGCTGCTGACGGTCCGCAACGACGTGGGCCTCCTCGCCGAGGAGTACGACCCCGTCTCCGGACGCCAACTCGGCAACTTCCCGCAGGCGTTCAGCCACGTAGGCCTGGTCAACACCGCGCTCACCCTGGCCGGTCTGGAAAAGCGCACGACCGAGGCGGGCTGA
- a CDS encoding DoxX family protein, with translation MTSPSATAPHPRPATRSTPSTPGHDAGLLLLRIVLGLTMAAHGTQKLFGWFGGGGIDGTGRFFTASGYPAGDAMAVLAGLTETLGGLGLAAGLLTPLAGAALVGTLVNAIAVHGTGSFFAPAGIEYELLLTAGAAALTLTGPGRYAVDRLLPVLRTHRLAHGAMALTLGIVLAAVLLLVRN, from the coding sequence ATGACCAGCCCCTCCGCCACCGCCCCGCACCCCCGGCCCGCCACCCGGTCCACCCCCTCCACCCCCGGCCACGACGCCGGCCTGCTGCTCCTGCGCATCGTCCTCGGCCTCACCATGGCCGCACACGGCACCCAGAAGCTCTTCGGCTGGTTCGGCGGCGGCGGCATCGACGGAACCGGCCGGTTCTTCACCGCGAGCGGCTACCCAGCCGGCGACGCCATGGCCGTCCTCGCCGGACTGACCGAAACCCTCGGCGGACTCGGCCTCGCCGCCGGCCTCCTCACCCCGCTCGCCGGCGCCGCCCTCGTCGGCACCCTCGTCAACGCCATCGCCGTCCACGGAACGGGCTCCTTCTTCGCCCCGGCCGGCATCGAGTACGAGCTCCTGCTGACCGCCGGCGCCGCGGCCCTCACCCTCACCGGCCCCGGCCGGTACGCCGTCGACCGCCTCCTTCCCGTCCTGCGCACCCACCGCCTCGCCCACGGGGCCATGGCCCTCACCCTCGGCATCGTCCTCGCCGCCGTACTGCTCCTCGTACGCAACTGA
- a CDS encoding MarR family winged helix-turn-helix transcriptional regulator has product MAEPRWLDEREMRAWNGFLAASALVNRRLDQQLKDDAGLSHPQYEILVRLAAAPGRELRMTELANGLINSKSGLTYQVTQMEKAGLVRRRSCPSDVRGVFAVLTDAGSAKLEEAAPGHVATVREVLVDVLTPAQLDALAEGLGEVGRRLRGQGT; this is encoded by the coding sequence ATGGCTGAACCGCGATGGCTGGACGAGCGCGAGATGCGCGCCTGGAACGGCTTCCTGGCCGCTTCGGCCCTGGTGAACCGGCGCCTCGACCAGCAGCTCAAGGACGACGCCGGGCTGTCGCACCCGCAGTACGAGATCCTCGTACGGCTCGCCGCGGCCCCCGGGCGTGAGCTGCGGATGACCGAGCTCGCCAACGGCCTGATCAACTCCAAGAGCGGGCTGACGTACCAGGTCACCCAGATGGAGAAGGCCGGGCTGGTCCGCCGCCGCAGCTGCCCCTCGGATGTGCGCGGCGTCTTCGCGGTGCTCACCGACGCCGGCAGCGCCAAGCTGGAGGAGGCCGCGCCGGGCCACGTGGCGACGGTCCGGGAGGTTCTGGTCGACGTCCTGACCCCGGCGCAGCTCGACGCGCTCGCCGAGGGACTGGGCGAGGTGGGGCGCCGCCTGCGCGGGCAGGGCACCTGA
- a CDS encoding YkvA family protein, translated as MDGKVWLIVGTVLTVGVAIAAAVLFVRVLRARRLLADAGIPLHDKALFWAALIYTVSPVDLIPDPVYLDDIGILMLALRSLHAAAAAARPSKDPGVDVRATRV; from the coding sequence ATGGACGGAAAGGTCTGGCTCATCGTCGGCACGGTCCTCACGGTGGGTGTCGCGATCGCCGCGGCCGTGCTGTTCGTACGCGTGCTCAGGGCGCGGCGGCTGCTGGCCGACGCGGGTATCCCGCTGCACGACAAGGCCCTGTTCTGGGCCGCCCTGATCTACACCGTCTCCCCCGTCGACCTGATCCCGGACCCGGTGTACCTGGACGACATCGGGATCCTCATGCTGGCGCTGCGTTCGCTGCACGCGGCGGCGGCGGCCGCACGGCCGTCGAAGGATCCAGGTGTCGACGTGCGGGCGACCCGCGTCTGA
- a CDS encoding alpha-ketoglutarate-dependent dioxygenase AlkB, protein MHAVRGLQGSLFDQGDEIGLGPLGGLRRTELGAGAWVDHLPGWLHGADELFERLAADVPWRAERRQMYEREVEVPRLLAFYGEGDALPHPSLVEARDALGGHYAAELGEPFTTAGLCLYRDGRDSVAWHGDRTGRSSTEDTMVAIVSVGDPRDLAIRPRDGGPTLLRLPLGHGDLVVMGGSCQRTMEHAVPKSARAVGPRISIQFRTTGVR, encoded by the coding sequence ATGCACGCGGTCCGGGGTCTGCAGGGCTCCCTTTTCGACCAGGGTGACGAGATCGGTCTCGGCCCTCTCGGCGGGCTGCGGCGGACCGAGCTCGGTGCCGGGGCGTGGGTCGACCACCTGCCCGGGTGGCTGCACGGGGCGGACGAGCTGTTCGAGCGGCTGGCCGCCGACGTGCCCTGGCGCGCCGAGCGGCGGCAGATGTACGAGCGGGAGGTCGAGGTGCCCCGGCTGCTCGCCTTCTACGGCGAGGGCGACGCCCTGCCGCACCCCTCGCTGGTGGAGGCCCGCGATGCGCTGGGCGGCCACTACGCCGCCGAGCTGGGTGAGCCGTTCACCACCGCCGGGCTGTGCCTGTACCGCGACGGCCGGGACAGCGTTGCCTGGCACGGCGACCGGACGGGCCGTTCCTCCACCGAGGACACCATGGTCGCCATCGTCTCCGTCGGCGACCCGCGCGACCTCGCCATCCGCCCCCGCGACGGTGGGCCCACCCTGCTGCGGCTGCCGCTCGGCCACGGCGACCTCGTCGTCATGGGCGGCTCCTGCCAGCGCACCATGGAGCACGCCGTGCCGAAGTCGGCGCGGGCCGTCGGGCCCCGCATCAGCATCCAGTTCCGTACCACGGGCGTGCGCTGA
- a CDS encoding MFS transporter, translating to MPSDPSPHSSSSPSHHPSPRPGHDSRPDTTPAPDPQPTPGGYLGLLRSREFTGLYAGFTLTVAAGTLSGFALGTLVDAQTGSPFLTAVSMYGATFATVLGALTLMSVADAGHPRRTVVLLQLASLAGVAAQAVPGLPLAARFALLLLLGFFQSLGTGARLGLLSEVVPVSAYARARSLMNITSGGTAILGYATGAVLLRHTNPQTVFAVAACLTALGAAVVAATVREHSVRLTRRPGLRQTWRANAELFSHPGRRVLLLALWVPNGLIVGCEALFISYDPGHAGTFLAAGAAGMLLGDLAVGRLLTAESRRRHALTLRLLLAAPFVLFALHPPAPVLAVAVFLASAGFAATLPLQEQLLDLSPQAIRGQVQGVESAGRMTWQGLGAAIAGGLAQCVGPGPAIALAAAASLTVTLLTRRPRHPSGGPSL from the coding sequence ATGCCTTCAGACCCTTCTCCCCACTCCTCTTCAAGCCCCTCCCACCACCCCTCGCCCCGGCCCGGACACGACTCCCGCCCGGACACGACTCCCGCCCCCGACCCCCAGCCCACCCCCGGCGGCTATCTCGGCCTGCTGCGCAGCCGGGAGTTCACCGGGCTGTACGCCGGCTTCACCCTGACCGTCGCGGCGGGCACCCTGTCGGGCTTCGCGCTCGGCACGCTCGTCGACGCACAGACCGGTTCCCCCTTCCTGACGGCCGTGAGCATGTACGGCGCCACCTTCGCGACCGTCCTCGGCGCGCTGACGCTGATGTCGGTCGCGGACGCGGGCCACCCGCGCCGCACCGTCGTCCTGCTCCAACTCGCCTCGCTGGCCGGGGTCGCCGCGCAGGCCGTCCCGGGACTGCCGCTGGCCGCACGCTTCGCACTGCTGCTGCTCCTCGGCTTCTTCCAGTCCCTGGGCACGGGCGCACGGCTCGGGCTGCTGTCCGAGGTCGTGCCGGTGTCCGCCTACGCGCGGGCCCGCTCCCTGATGAACATCACCTCGGGCGGTACGGCGATCCTCGGCTACGCGACGGGTGCCGTACTGCTGCGCCACACGAACCCGCAGACCGTCTTCGCCGTCGCCGCCTGCCTGACCGCCCTCGGCGCGGCCGTGGTCGCGGCCACCGTCCGCGAGCACTCGGTCCGGCTCACCCGCCGACCGGGCCTGCGGCAGACATGGCGGGCCAACGCCGAGCTGTTCTCCCACCCCGGCCGGCGGGTCCTGCTGCTGGCCCTGTGGGTCCCCAACGGCCTGATCGTCGGCTGCGAGGCGCTTTTCATCTCCTACGACCCCGGCCACGCCGGGACCTTCCTGGCCGCCGGAGCCGCCGGCATGCTCCTCGGCGACCTGGCCGTCGGCCGGCTGCTCACCGCCGAGAGCCGCCGCCGCCACGCCCTCACCCTGCGGCTGCTGCTCGCCGCCCCCTTTGTGCTCTTCGCGCTCCACCCGCCCGCGCCCGTCCTGGCGGTCGCGGTGTTCCTCGCCAGTGCCGGGTTCGCCGCCACGCTGCCCCTCCAGGAACAGCTGCTGGACCTGTCCCCGCAGGCGATCCGCGGACAGGTCCAGGGGGTCGAGTCGGCGGGGCGGATGACTTGGCAGGGGCTGGGCGCGGCGATCGCCGGCGGTCTGGCCCAGTGCGTCGGCCCCGGCCCGGCGATCGCCCTCGCCGCCGCGGCCTCTCTCACCGTCACCCTCCTCACCCGCAGACCACGCCACCCGTCCGGCGGCCCGTCGCTCTGA
- a CDS encoding CbtB domain-containing protein, with protein MAEAVASAAVHTPAVSPSAPLPVRAVLPWALFVGLLMLVALYFVGAEQGATALFAGEGVHEWVHDGRHLLGFPCH; from the coding sequence ATGGCCGAGGCCGTCGCTTCCGCTGCCGTTCACACCCCTGCCGTCTCGCCGTCGGCTCCGCTGCCCGTGCGCGCCGTCCTGCCCTGGGCGCTCTTCGTCGGTCTTCTGATGCTCGTGGCCCTGTACTTCGTCGGAGCCGAGCAGGGCGCCACCGCCCTGTTCGCCGGTGAGGGCGTGCACGAGTGGGTGCACGACGGCCGCCACCTGCTCGGCTTCCCCTGCCACTGA
- a CDS encoding CbtA family protein gives MYASTVRGLLVRGMLAGLIAGLFAFAVAYVVGEPPVRGSIAVEEAAAAQDAASAPSGHAGHGGDAASGGAAEEEEELVSRPVQSTLGLATGVLVYGVALGGIASLAFAFALGRVGGFSPRATAALTGAGAFALVYLVPFLKYPATPPAVGNPDTIGQRTTLFFLMILLSVLLGVGAIILGRRLAPRLGNWNATLTAAGGFVAATAVAFVFLPDNSDAVQPGFPAALLWEFRLASLAVQLVLWAVFAVVFGVLAQRLLASRTDETEVTARQQAPALG, from the coding sequence ATGTACGCCTCTACTGTCAGGGGTCTGCTGGTCCGCGGCATGCTCGCGGGCCTGATCGCCGGGCTGTTCGCCTTCGCGGTCGCCTATGTGGTGGGTGAGCCTCCGGTTCGGGGTTCCATCGCCGTGGAGGAGGCGGCCGCCGCCCAGGACGCCGCGAGCGCCCCGAGCGGCCACGCCGGCCACGGGGGTGACGCCGCGTCGGGCGGGGCCGCCGAGGAGGAGGAAGAACTCGTCAGCCGGCCCGTCCAGTCGACCCTCGGACTGGCCACCGGTGTGCTGGTCTACGGGGTCGCGCTGGGCGGTATCGCCTCGCTCGCGTTCGCGTTCGCCCTCGGCCGTGTCGGCGGGTTCAGCCCGCGGGCGACGGCCGCGCTCACCGGTGCGGGCGCGTTCGCCCTGGTCTACCTGGTGCCGTTCCTCAAGTACCCGGCCACCCCGCCGGCGGTCGGCAACCCGGACACCATCGGGCAGCGCACCACGCTGTTCTTCCTGATGATCCTGCTGAGCGTGCTGCTCGGCGTCGGCGCGATCATCCTCGGGCGGCGGCTGGCACCGCGCCTGGGCAACTGGAACGCGACACTGACGGCGGCCGGCGGCTTCGTCGCCGCCACCGCCGTGGCGTTCGTGTTCCTGCCGGACAACAGCGACGCGGTGCAGCCCGGGTTCCCCGCGGCCCTGCTGTGGGAGTTCAGGCTCGCCTCGCTGGCCGTCCAGCTCGTGCTGTGGGCGGTGTTCGCCGTCGTCTTCGGTGTCCTGGCCCAGCGGCTGCTGGCGTCGCGCACCGACGAAACGGAAGTGACGGCCCGGCAGCAGGCGCCCGCCCTCGGCTGA
- a CDS encoding ArsR/SmtB family transcription factor codes for MSRGTHVAGAHDARERGDDRLEAAAAVLALLADRTRLALMERLGRGEADVTTLTEACGAARPSVSQHLAKLRLAGLVTARKDGRRVVYALRHGHLRRLVDEAMNVADHQLGSLPPHD; via the coding sequence ATGAGCCGAGGCACGCACGTGGCAGGTGCGCATGACGCGCGGGAGCGGGGCGACGACCGGCTTGAGGCCGCCGCGGCCGTCCTGGCCCTGCTCGCGGACCGCACGCGCCTGGCGCTGATGGAGCGGCTCGGCCGGGGCGAGGCGGACGTCACCACGCTCACCGAGGCGTGCGGGGCGGCCCGGCCTTCCGTCAGCCAGCACCTGGCCAAGCTCCGGCTCGCCGGCCTGGTCACCGCACGCAAGGACGGCCGCCGCGTGGTCTACGCCCTGCGTCACGGACACCTGCGCCGGCTGGTGGACGAGGCCATGAACGTCGCGGACCACCAGCTCGGCTCCCTGCCGCCGCACGACTGA
- a CDS encoding MFS transporter has product MPSVLRNRTYRHLFTAQVVALVGTGLATVALSLLAYDLAGGGAPAVLGTALAIKMTAYVTVAPLATAVAARVPRRTLMAATDLVRAGVAAALPLVSEVWQVYVLVFLLQAASAAFTPVFQATIPQVLPDEQDYTRALSASRLAYDLESLCSPVLAAALLTVVSYDRLFAGTAAGFLASAALVAATALPGPAAPAEETGGVHARSAFGTRLFRATPRLRALLALDLAVAAAGSLVFVDTVALVRGHLGRAEGAVSVALGAYGAGSVLAALALPRLLRRTTDRAVMLSAAACLPAVLAAVAVLTATTPGPWSWPALLAAWAAIGAACSAVLTPGGRVIRRSAADTDLPAAFAARFSLSHGCWLLTYPLAGWLAPWAGLALTASVLGAAALAATAAAAAMWPVRDPDRLEHVHPDLPPGHPHLADARAAGGGWLHGHHYVIDQHHHRWPGRAGPRRKTPRRSRPGSLRSPR; this is encoded by the coding sequence TTGCCGTCCGTGCTCCGCAACAGGACCTACCGCCACCTGTTCACCGCCCAGGTCGTCGCCCTGGTCGGCACCGGGCTCGCCACCGTCGCGCTGAGCCTGCTCGCGTACGACCTCGCCGGCGGCGGGGCCCCGGCGGTCCTCGGCACCGCCCTGGCGATCAAGATGACCGCCTACGTGACCGTCGCACCGCTGGCCACGGCCGTCGCCGCACGGGTGCCGCGACGGACCCTCATGGCGGCGACGGACCTCGTCCGCGCCGGGGTGGCCGCGGCCCTCCCCCTCGTCAGCGAGGTGTGGCAGGTCTACGTCCTCGTCTTCCTGCTCCAGGCGGCCTCCGCCGCCTTCACCCCTGTCTTCCAGGCCACGATCCCCCAGGTCCTGCCGGACGAACAGGACTACACCCGGGCCCTGTCGGCGAGTCGGCTCGCCTATGACCTGGAGAGCCTGTGCAGCCCGGTGCTGGCCGCGGCGCTGCTCACCGTCGTCTCCTACGACCGGCTGTTCGCCGGCACCGCCGCCGGCTTCCTCGCCTCCGCCGCGCTCGTGGCCGCCACGGCGCTGCCCGGGCCCGCCGCCCCCGCCGAGGAAACGGGCGGGGTCCACGCCAGATCCGCCTTCGGGACCCGCCTGTTCCGCGCCACACCGCGGCTGCGGGCCCTGCTCGCCCTCGACCTGGCGGTCGCCGCCGCCGGATCCTTGGTCTTCGTGGACACCGTGGCCCTCGTCCGCGGCCATCTGGGCCGGGCGGAAGGCGCGGTCTCCGTCGCCCTCGGCGCGTACGGTGCCGGGTCCGTGCTGGCCGCGCTCGCCCTGCCCCGGCTGCTGCGGCGCACCACCGACCGCGCGGTGATGCTCTCGGCAGCCGCCTGCCTTCCGGCCGTGCTCGCCGCCGTGGCCGTGCTCACCGCGACCACCCCCGGGCCCTGGTCCTGGCCCGCTCTCCTGGCGGCGTGGGCGGCGATCGGAGCGGCCTGCTCGGCCGTGCTGACCCCCGGGGGCCGTGTGATCCGCCGCTCCGCGGCCGACACCGACCTGCCCGCCGCCTTCGCCGCCCGCTTCTCCCTCTCCCACGGCTGCTGGCTGCTCACCTACCCGCTGGCCGGGTGGCTCGCCCCGTGGGCCGGCCTTGCGCTGACGGCCTCGGTCCTGGGGGCGGCCGCCCTGGCCGCCACCGCCGCGGCGGCGGCGATGTGGCCGGTCCGCGACCCGGACCGGCTCGAACACGTACACCCGGACCTGCCGCCCGGTCACCCGCACCTCGCCGACGCCCGTGCCGCCGGGGGCGGTTGGCTGCACGGCCACCACTACGTCATCGACCAGCACCACCACCGCTGGCCCGGGCGGGCCGGCCCGCGCCGGAAAACACCTCGCCGGTCGCGGCCGGGATCGCTACGATCACCGCGATGA
- a CDS encoding AAA family ATPase, whose translation MTVNPPVPSQLDVAGELLALLRETTTEPRPDNQLEALTLAVAADLPVLLWGEPGIGKTAALTQLAAALDLPLTTVIASVHEPSDFSGLPVVGDDPAEQGVPMAPPDWAVRLVRAGRGLLFLDELSTAPPAVQAALLRLVLERRVGALQLPPGVRIVAAANPRSSAADGWELSPPLANRFVHLQWAHDHEVVVRGLGGTWPRATLPRLDARALPAAVEHARRAVCEFLTVRPPLVHRLPSGETRRGGAWPSPRSWDMTLRLIAFATAAGSSREVLSMLVRGTVGDGPALELLAALDRMELPDPEVLLADPAGAELPERGDRRQAVLDGIVSAVCRRPEKSRWDAAWTIMVRALETGAPDLVVVPATSLAALRREEWDVPAAIERLAGVVDLSRRADLAAERTADRTGARVGAGR comes from the coding sequence ATGACCGTGAACCCGCCCGTCCCCTCTCAACTCGACGTCGCAGGCGAGCTGCTGGCCCTGCTCCGCGAGACCACCACCGAACCGCGCCCCGACAACCAGCTGGAAGCCCTCACCCTGGCCGTCGCCGCGGACCTGCCCGTACTGCTGTGGGGTGAGCCGGGCATCGGCAAGACCGCCGCCCTGACCCAGCTGGCCGCCGCTCTGGACCTGCCGCTCACCACGGTGATCGCCAGCGTGCACGAGCCGTCCGACTTCTCCGGGCTGCCCGTCGTCGGCGACGATCCCGCGGAGCAGGGCGTCCCCATGGCCCCGCCGGACTGGGCGGTGCGCCTGGTACGGGCCGGGCGGGGGCTGCTCTTCCTCGACGAGCTGTCCACCGCGCCGCCGGCCGTGCAGGCCGCGCTGCTGCGCCTCGTACTCGAACGGCGGGTCGGAGCCCTGCAACTGCCGCCCGGCGTACGGATCGTGGCGGCCGCCAACCCGCGGTCCTCGGCGGCCGACGGCTGGGAGCTGAGCCCGCCGCTGGCGAACCGGTTCGTCCACCTCCAGTGGGCCCATGACCACGAGGTCGTCGTGCGCGGTCTGGGCGGGACCTGGCCGCGGGCCACGCTGCCGCGCCTCGACGCGCGGGCGCTGCCGGCGGCCGTGGAACACGCCCGCCGCGCGGTGTGCGAGTTCCTGACGGTGCGGCCTCCGCTCGTGCACCGCCTGCCCAGCGGCGAGACGAGGCGCGGCGGCGCCTGGCCGTCGCCCCGCAGCTGGGACATGACGCTGCGTCTGATCGCGTTCGCCACCGCGGCCGGATCCTCCAGGGAGGTGCTGTCCATGCTGGTCAGGGGGACGGTGGGGGACGGTCCGGCGTTGGAGCTGCTGGCCGCCCTGGACCGGATGGAACTCCCCGACCCGGAAGTGCTGTTGGCCGACCCGGCCGGCGCCGAGCTGCCGGAACGGGGTGATCGGCGCCAGGCCGTCCTCGACGGGATCGTGTCGGCGGTGTGCCGCCGCCCGGAGAAGTCCCGCTGGGACGCGGCATGGACGATCATGGTCCGGGCTCTGGAGACGGGGGCTCCCGACCTGGTTGTGGTCCCCGCGACCTCGCTGGCCGCGCTCCGCCGGGAGGAGTGGGACGTTCCGGCCGCGATCGAGCGGCTCGCCGGGGTGGTGGACCTGTCCCGGCGTGCGGATCTGGCCGCCGAACGGACCGCGGACCGTACGGGTGCCCGCGTCGGGGCCGGCCGGTGA
- a CDS encoding DUF2201 family putative metallopeptidase encodes MSAVAPGTLDLGKLFAARLHAARVRPYLATALFALHTVESRRVPTMAVDRYWRCYVSPAFVDRTPVEELAGVWVHEVSHLLRDHHGRGDRAARLQGLNGPGARLRMNIAADCEINDDVFGDGLVMPEGAVTPEALGLCGGELMEDYLRRFGLGPLTHNLVWLDCGSGADGMERDWDLGPDGAHGLSEQEQDAVRFRVAQGINGRPGHTPKGWKRWAEDAFHPPQPWRELLGAAVRSAASGAGAGEDYSYGRPSRRSACLPGVVLPSLRRRPPRVSVVIDTSGSVSDAELGSALLEVAAIAQALGGRRDLVTVVPCDAAARIVHPLCEGEGIPLLGGGGTDLRAGFARALGQGPRPDVIVVLTDGQTAWPAVRPPCRTVVGVFDRPERARWDEDDPDYVPDPTPAWARVVSVGSSASSR; translated from the coding sequence GTGAGCGCCGTCGCGCCGGGGACACTGGACCTCGGCAAGCTCTTCGCGGCGCGGCTGCACGCCGCGCGGGTCCGGCCGTACCTGGCGACGGCCCTGTTCGCCCTGCACACCGTGGAGTCGCGGCGGGTGCCGACGATGGCCGTCGACAGGTACTGGCGCTGCTACGTCTCGCCGGCGTTCGTGGACCGCACCCCGGTGGAGGAGCTGGCCGGGGTGTGGGTCCACGAGGTGTCGCACCTGCTGCGCGACCACCACGGGCGCGGTGACCGGGCGGCGCGGCTGCAGGGGCTGAACGGCCCGGGGGCGCGGCTGCGGATGAACATCGCCGCGGACTGCGAGATCAACGACGACGTGTTCGGCGACGGCCTGGTGATGCCGGAGGGCGCCGTCACTCCGGAAGCCCTGGGCCTGTGCGGCGGTGAGCTGATGGAGGACTACCTGCGCCGCTTCGGGCTCGGGCCGCTGACGCACAACCTTGTCTGGCTGGACTGCGGCAGCGGGGCGGACGGGATGGAACGTGACTGGGACCTCGGGCCGGACGGCGCGCACGGCCTCAGCGAGCAGGAGCAGGACGCGGTCCGCTTCCGGGTCGCGCAGGGGATCAACGGGCGGCCCGGGCACACCCCGAAGGGGTGGAAGCGGTGGGCGGAGGACGCCTTTCACCCGCCGCAGCCGTGGCGGGAGCTGCTGGGAGCCGCCGTCCGGTCGGCGGCCTCCGGCGCGGGCGCCGGCGAGGACTACAGCTACGGCCGGCCCTCCCGGCGCTCAGCCTGCCTGCCGGGCGTCGTCCTGCCGAGCCTGCGGCGCCGGCCGCCGCGGGTGTCCGTGGTGATCGACACCTCGGGGTCGGTGAGCGACGCCGAACTGGGCAGTGCGCTCCTGGAGGTCGCCGCGATCGCGCAGGCCCTGGGCGGCCGCCGCGACCTGGTCACCGTGGTGCCGTGCGACGCGGCCGCCCGGATCGTGCATCCGCTGTGCGAGGGCGAGGGCATTCCACTGCTGGGCGGTGGCGGTACGGACCTGCGTGCCGGTTTCGCCAGGGCGCTGGGGCAGGGTCCCCGGCCGGACGTGATCGTGGTCCTCACGGACGGGCAGACGGCCTGGCCCGCCGTACGGCCGCCCTGCCGGACGGTGGTGGGTGTCTTCGACCGTCCGGAGCGCGCGCGGTGGGACGAGGACGATCCCGACTACGTGCCGGACCCCACCCCTGCATGGGCCCGCGTGGTGTCCGTCGGCTCGTCCGCCTCCTCCCGGTGA